ACTTACTTTTTTAGCAATGGCATTCAGTACCTCATCAATCTTTTGTTTTTCAATTTTAAGATCAATTCGCGTATTGACGTTTAAGTCAAGAGGATTATAAGAAAAATGGACTCCTGCCTGACCTTCAATTTGCTTAAAAGCAGTAAGAACGGTGGTGTTTTTCCAATTAAAGGAATATAGCTTGTCCTTGGATTGTGCAAATCCCGAGAAGGAGAGAATCAGGATAGAGGATAAACAGGTTTTTAATAAGAGTCCATAAAAAAAATAATAAGGGGGTAATTTTTTTTTCATACTGGGTTTGGTTAGTTTGGTTTGGTTAGTCGGGTTGTTACTTCTTATCGAAGTCGAGGGTCACAATGTCATTTTTTATGGTGTATGTAAAGTGGTTAGAAAAGCCGATTGCATTGAGCACTTCATTGAGCCCTTCATTTTCAAATGTTCCGGTAAAGGCAATTGGCTTTTTAGGCTGGTTTTTACTTCGTACCTCAATGCCGTAAATTTCTTTTAAAACGGATTTAATCTCTTTCAAAGAAGCCATGGAAAACACCAGTTTTCGGTTTGCCCAGTTATCAATGTCCTCGGGATTAAATGTTGATTTCACAAATTTATCCTGAACAACTGCCACCTGTTCGCCTGGAATAAGCTGGAGATGATCTACCACTTTCTGATCTACCAAAGAGCCTACACTAACCTTTCCTGAGTTAAGCATGACTAAAGTATGAGCGCTGTTATGGTAATTATTGATCTTAAATGAGGTTCCTAAAGCCGTGGTTGTCGTTGTTCCGGAAATAACGATAAAAGGCTTTTCTTTGTTACCGGCGACTTCAAAATAGGCTTCGCCGCTTAACCAAATGACTCTTTTTTCGTTATTATAACGACCATCGAGTTTAAGCTCTGTAGATCCGTTGATTGTGACTTTAGTCCCATCGCTAAGTGTCAGGATCTTTCTTTCGTTGTAGGCCGTTTTTACCAACATACTTTTAGCCCCTACCGTGTAAGGCTGGATTTGATTTCCGTATTCTTTTTTATGGAATAAGGCATAACCTACAATACCAATAAGAATTGCTGCTGCAATAGAAATCCATGTACTTCGGCTCATGATTCTTCGTACCGGCGCTTCTTCGATGGATTCAGATTTCTGTTCCGTACGCTCAATCACGAGTTTAAGCTTATCTAACTCCTGCTGTTTTTCCAAAGGATCAACTTTTACAGCAAGTAAGAAGAAAAGTATCCGTGCTTTACGGGTACGTTCTTCCAGCTCAGGCTGCTCTTTCAGAATTTTTTTCCAGAAAGAGACATCTTCTTCAGGGGCACCCAGGCAATAATTAACGAAGCTTTCTTCTGTTAAGAAGTCTTCAATGGCATAAGCATCATATTTCATTCCAGCAGTTATATAGGTTTATCACTATAAGTGCAGCAGAAATTGATTTTTTACCAAAGAATTCTGAAATATATTTTCAGCAGCAGAATGCTATTGAATCCGGACTTTGTATAAAACAGAAAGGCCGGTAATTTTACCGGCCTTTCTGTTAACTTAACTCAATTCATATTTTTATGGATTCTGAACCAGATTTGGATTCAGGATCATCTCTTTTTGAGGGATAAAATAAATTACCCTTGGATCTGTGTATGGAATTACCTGACTAATCTGTCCCGATGCCAAGTGTGTTCCTGGATAATCCCGGACCATAGATTTTTTATTTCTAAATACATCAAATTTACGCTGGGCTTCAAACGAAAGTTCCAACCTTCTTTCGTCCAAGACAACATCCAAAACATTCGTATATCCCATCATATTACTGGAAGAGAACAACTCATTATCTTTTAAACCAGCACGTGCCCTGATCACATTAACATCTGCAAGGGCCTGATCTGCTTTTCCTAATTTAGCAGCAGCCTCAGCTCTGTTTAAATACATTTCGGCTAAGCGAAGTACTACTGGAGAACTTAATGTTTCTATATTATCCTGATAAGAATATTTGGTAATGAAGTACTTTGGATATCCGTTACGTTTTAGCAAAATCGGATTGCCATTTGGATCTTTTTTAATTGTTCCATCTTCGTTCTTTTCATATTGAGGCTGAACAAAAGCATGGCGTAAATCAGCAGGGAATTTATCCAGTAATGCCCTGTAACTTTGAGAAGCATACATCTCACCATAACCATTTCCAGCTGTAAAATACATCGACCCAATTGAGTCATCTGAACGGTCATCTTTAACTTCGTGCTTGATGGCAAAAATTGTTTCCGCTTTTTCAGGTCCTCCAGGTGCTATGGTATAATAAGAAGCCAGATTCCCCGATGCTACCAACAGGTACCGGTTTGATTTGATGACTTTATCCGAATAATTATAAGCATCATCATAATTCCCCATATTAAGGTATACCCTACTCAGGAGTGCCATGGCAACTTCTTTTGAAGCATAAATATTTGATTTATCACTACTCATCAGTTCTACTGATTTTAATAAGTCGGAGACAATTAACGCATATACCTCTTTTACTTTAGATCTTGCCGGCAATTCTTTTGTATCGGTATTTGTCTTAATCATCACTCCTAATGACTCTCCATTATCATCAGTATAAGGTCGGCCAAAAAATCTAACAAGATCGAAATGAATCATAGCCCTTAGGAAATAATTCTCACCCAGCAATTGGTTTCTAAGCGCATTTTCACCCGGCTGGACACGTTCTATTACCACGTTTGTACCATAAATAGCCTGATAGGCTTTACGCCAGAAATTTTCAGTATTACCTTGAGTGGTCAGGTGCTGATAGTTATAGGCAAAGAAAAGAGCGTCAGTAGTGGTTCCACTCAAAGAAACGTTATCACTCGCATACTCAGAAAGCATGTGATAATTTCGTGTATAATAAGGGTCTTTAATGTAATTGTAAGTTCCCAAAGTAGCAGCAGTTAACCCTTCTATTGTATTTACAATTTTATCACTCGTTAAACCATTATAAGGATCTAAAGCAAGGTCTTTTTTACAGGAAGTAACAGCAAAGATCAATACTGCTGCTACAGCCAATTTATATTTTTTATTCATGATTATTCTCTTAAATTTTGGTCAATTAAAAACTTACGTTTACTCCAAACAGGATTTTTTTACTGACTGGATATTTGGTCCCGCTCACCCCGTTTGAGGTATCATTTAAGTTGGAAACTTCAGGATCCATTCCTGAAAATTTAGTCAATGTAATCAGGTTGTCGCCACTTACAAATACACGGACATTGGAAACATTTAGCTTTTCAGTAAGCTTATCAGAAAGGCTATATCCTAAAGTAATGTTACGTAATCTGATATAGGAGCCATCTTCTAAAAATCTTGAGGATGATTTATAAGATGCTCTATTTCCGTTAACTACTGCTTTTGGATGGGTAGCAACATCACCTGGTTTCTCCCAACGGTTCCAACCGTCTTTTAACACCATGCTGTTATACTGAGGATATGCCCCGTCTGAATCAAATAATTCCCTGTTCGAATTGTAAATTTTGCTTCCTGAAACAAAATTGATAAAGGCATTCAGGCTAAAGTTTTTATACTCGAATGTGTTTCCAAATCCACCAGTGAATTTAGGTGTTGCAGTTCCGACAAAATTTAGATCTGCACTGTTATAAGAATTGGTCGTTGCTTTGTAGGAATTTCCATTTCCATCTTTTTTAGTTACATACCATAGCGGATCGCCGTTATTAGCATCTACTCCTGCCCATTCCCTCATATACCAGGAATTGATATCATGCCCTACAGCAACCCGTTGAAGCCCTCTGTCAATAGGTTGATCTTTATATAATTTCAGTGCTTTATTTCTGTTTATTCCAATGTTAAAGGTCGAAGTCCATTTAAACTCTCCTGTCAGGTTTTTAGTATTTAATTCCAGATCAATACCTCTGTTTCTAACCGTTCCTATGTTTTCAGTAGAATAATAAAATCCTGATGCCGATGAAAGAGGCACGTCTAAAATAAGGTTCTTATTTGTTCTCTGATAAACATCCACACTTAGATCAATTCTATTAAACAAACCGATATCAACTCCGGCATTAATTGTGGTTGGTGTCTCCCATGTTAGGTTTGGATTTGGAAGACTACGAGGAAATGCTCCTGGTTCTCCTCCATATTGAACATTTGCAAGATAAAGATCAAGATGAGCATAATCACCATTAGGTGTATTTCCGGTTACTCCATAACTACCACGCAGTTTTAGGGTATTGATGCTCTTCGAACTAAAGAATTTCTCGTTAGCAATATTCCAGCCTGCACCAAAAGAGTAAAATAAACCATATAGGTTGTTTCTTCCAAATTTTGAAGAACCATCATTTCTTAATGAAACGGTTGCAAAATAGCGGTTATCATAATTATAATCTCCCATAAATAACTCCGAAACAAACCTGCTCATAGAGTTATTTCCAGTTAACGATTTAGGGTTTGCGCTTGCATCCATGGTATGCAGATCCGGCAATAATCCTGTTGCGACTCCTTTTATGCCATCAACATAATTCTGCTGATATTCAAAGCCGGCAACACCAGAAATATTGTGTTTACCAAAACTATGTGAAGCATTAAATAAGTTTGAAGTGATAAAAGAATTGTTGTAACCATATTCATTGGTCAACTCGCCTCTTAACGCTTTTCCTCCAGGTGTTCTTGGATCGGTTAGTCTTTCTATACGGCTGTTATTCGTTGTATACCGATTTGAACTTGCGAAATTCAACCAGTCTGTGATCTTATACTCTAATTTCACATCACCTGCAAGATTTTGACCTCTGGAGTTGTCTTTATTATATTGACTTAAGAATATGAAATTGCTATCATCCCGTCCATACCAGGCGTCGGTTTTATCATCGACATATCTTGGCGTTCCATCTGCGTTATAAGGATTATCCCATGGCATATTTGTGTACGCCTGGTATAATGCGCCACTTGGGTCATTATTTGTTTTTGTAAACCCAGTATTAATTCTCGCTGTAACTTTAAAACGTTCGTTAATTTTATGCTCAAGATTGACACGGAAGCTAAAGCTTTTATAATCCGTATTAATCAATGTACCCTGTTCATCATAATAATTGGATCCGATGTAAAATCGGGTTCTTTCATTTCCTCCTGATATGCTGATTGCGTGGTTGTTCGTATATGCCTGTCTAAATGCCAGGTCTCTCCATTTCGTATTTCCAGGAACTGCAGGCATATAGTCAGATAAATATCCTACAGCTGTTAACGCAAGCCCCTTAGAAGTTAAATAAGCATCAATTTGTGCAGAGGTAGGATTTGGGGTTGTTTTTTCTAACTCTTTAATAAACGCAGCACGTTTACCATTATAATCATTGGAATATAAATAAGTACTAAAATCGTGAACTTGTTGTCCGCTCATCAATTCAAATTTACCTTGAGACGCATTGTTAAGTCCAAAAGTTCCATTGTAATCAACTTTTGTCTTTCCAGCTTTACCTTGCTTTGTTGTAATTACTAATACACCATTCGCTGCTCTGGAACCGTATAATCCCGTTGCAGCAGCATCCTTTAATACGGTAATTGATTCGATGTCCCTGGGATTCGCACTACCTCCGATTACTCCATCCACTACAGTGAGGGGCTCT
This region of Pedobacter steynii genomic DNA includes:
- a CDS encoding FecR family protein, translating into MKYDAYAIEDFLTEESFVNYCLGAPEEDVSFWKKILKEQPELEERTRKARILFFLLAVKVDPLEKQQELDKLKLVIERTEQKSESIEEAPVRRIMSRSTWISIAAAILIGIVGYALFHKKEYGNQIQPYTVGAKSMLVKTAYNERKILTLSDGTKVTINGSTELKLDGRYNNEKRVIWLSGEAYFEVAGNKEKPFIVISGTTTTTALGTSFKINNYHNSAHTLVMLNSGKVSVGSLVDQKVVDHLQLIPGEQVAVVQDKFVKSTFNPEDIDNWANRKLVFSMASLKEIKSVLKEIYGIEVRSKNQPKKPIAFTGTFENEGLNEVLNAIGFSNHFTYTIKNDIVTLDFDKK
- a CDS encoding RagB/SusD family nutrient uptake outer membrane protein gives rise to the protein MNKKYKLAVAAVLIFAVTSCKKDLALDPYNGLTSDKIVNTIEGLTAATLGTYNYIKDPYYTRNYHMLSEYASDNVSLSGTTTDALFFAYNYQHLTTQGNTENFWRKAYQAIYGTNVVIERVQPGENALRNQLLGENYFLRAMIHFDLVRFFGRPYTDDNGESLGVMIKTNTDTKELPARSKVKEVYALIVSDLLKSVELMSSDKSNIYASKEVAMALLSRVYLNMGNYDDAYNYSDKVIKSNRYLLVASGNLASYYTIAPGGPEKAETIFAIKHEVKDDRSDDSIGSMYFTAGNGYGEMYASQSYRALLDKFPADLRHAFVQPQYEKNEDGTIKKDPNGNPILLKRNGYPKYFITKYSYQDNIETLSSPVVLRLAEMYLNRAEAAAKLGKADQALADVNVIRARAGLKDNELFSSSNMMGYTNVLDVVLDERRLELSFEAQRKFDVFRNKKSMVRDYPGTHLASGQISQVIPYTDPRVIYFIPQKEMILNPNLVQNP
- a CDS encoding SusC/RagA family TonB-linked outer membrane protein, whose amino-acid sequence is MTKNYNLFKGILYTKRSFLTLLLVALSVLTAMSQTTSVKTGKVIDETGQPLPGVSVKVKNTSAGSMTDKEGKFSLNVDDKAILLFSYLGYITQEISAAGQGPFNISLKPNENLMNEVVVVGYVTKNKSQIVSSVSTVSAEKLLDVTSNSTGNLLQGKAAGVMVSSASGQPGSSSSIRIRGTGTLTSGSEPLTVVDGVIGGSANPRDIESITVLKDAAATGLYGSRAANGVLVITTKQGKAGKTKVDYNGTFGLNNASQGKFELMSGQQVHDFSTYLYSNDYNGKRAAFIKELEKTTPNPTSAQIDAYLTSKGLALTAVGYLSDYMPAVPGNTKWRDLAFRQAYTNNHAISISGGNERTRFYIGSNYYDEQGTLINTDYKSFSFRVNLEHKINERFKVTARINTGFTKTNNDPSGALYQAYTNMPWDNPYNADGTPRYVDDKTDAWYGRDDSNFIFLSQYNKDNSRGQNLAGDVKLEYKITDWLNFASSNRYTTNNSRIERLTDPRTPGGKALRGELTNEYGYNNSFITSNLFNASHSFGKHNISGVAGFEYQQNYVDGIKGVATGLLPDLHTMDASANPKSLTGNNSMSRFVSELFMGDYNYDNRYFATVSLRNDGSSKFGRNNLYGLFYSFGAGWNIANEKFFSSKSINTLKLRGSYGVTGNTPNGDYAHLDLYLANVQYGGEPGAFPRSLPNPNLTWETPTTINAGVDIGLFNRIDLSVDVYQRTNKNLILDVPLSSASGFYYSTENIGTVRNRGIDLELNTKNLTGEFKWTSTFNIGINRNKALKLYKDQPIDRGLQRVAVGHDINSWYMREWAGVDANNGDPLWYVTKKDGNGNSYKATTNSYNSADLNFVGTATPKFTGGFGNTFEYKNFSLNAFINFVSGSKIYNSNRELFDSDGAYPQYNSMVLKDGWNRWEKPGDVATHPKAVVNGNRASYKSSSRFLEDGSYIRLRNITLGYSLSDKLTEKLNVSNVRVFVSGDNLITLTKFSGMDPEVSNLNDTSNGVSGTKYPVSKKILFGVNVSF